The sequence GCCGGCGGGTGCGACACGGTCTGCTGACACGCGGTAAACAAAACCGCCCCCGCCAACCCGAGTCCGAGGATCCATGGTACCGGTCGACCCGGCCCCGCCGCGCCTGAGGGCATCCCGCTCTGCATGGCTTTTCCGTCGTGGCTCAAACCTTTTCGGGATGTTGCCACGGTTTGCGCCGTTCGCGTTCTAGGTATTGGTTGGCCTCCGGATCGTCGGGGAAAATCTCCCGCACTGGGTCCCAGCGCAGCCGCCGCCCCACCCAGCGCGCAATGTTGCCCAGATGACAAACCGTGGCCGAGCGATGGCCGATCTCCACATCCGCGTTGGGCCGCTGCCGCGTCTTGATGCAGTCCAGCCAATTCTTGAGGTGATCGTCGTCGAACCCGCGCGGACGCCGTTTCAGCAGCTCGATGGCGTATTCCTCCGGGTCCGATTCCACCCGCCCGCGATCCACCCGGAACCGGCCGCGGTCGGTGATGAAGATGGCGCCGAACCCGGGTGGTTTGGGATCCTCGCTCGGCTCGAGTACCACGCCGTTGGCGTACCTGAAGAACACCCGGGCCTGGCTGCAAATGCGGTCGCCCCGGTCTTTCGGCTCCGGTTTCGTGTACACCGGCGGCACCAGTTTCTCGCCCTCAATCCACACCTCCACCGGACCGCTGTCGTCCATGCCCAGCGCCATCTGGATCATGTCGAACCCGTGCGATCCCCAGCCGGTCATCTCCCCGCCCGAATAGGGACGGAAGGAGAGCCAGCCCGGATTGGCTCGCGGCAGGTAAAGGTCCTCGTTGTAGGGGACCACCGGCGTGGGGCCGCACCACATGTCCCAGTCCAGACCGTCCGGTATCTTTTGCTCGGGCAGTGCGCATTCCCACGGCGTGGGATAGTTCATGTACAGGACCTTTTGGATTTTGCCCCAGTCCCCCCGCCGCAGTGCGTTGCACGCCTCGATGTCAATCCACATGGACCGCTGCTGACTGCCGACCTGAAAGACCCGGTTGTATTTCCGGGCCGCCTGAACGATCAACCGACCGTCCCGGATGGTCAGCGATACCGGCTTTTCGGCGTACACGTCCTTGCCCGCCTGACAGGCGCTGATGCAGATGTAGGCCCGCCAGTGTTCGGGCGTGGCCGTGATGATCGCGTCCACGTCCTTCCGGTCCAAGAGCCGCCGAAAGTCCTGGTACGCTTCGCCCCCATGCTTACTGGTGACCGCCTGGGCACGCGGCAGATTCACGTCCGCCACCGCCACAATCCGCGCTTCCGGCAACCGCAACAAACCCTGCAGCAGGTTGCCCGCCTGCCGGCCCATGCCAATGAACCCGATGCCGATCTGTTCGTTCGGCCCCGGCCGACCCGGCGCACCCAACACACTTCGCGGCAGGATCTGCGGCAGCCCCCAGGCCGCCGCTGCCGCCACCACGCCACGACGCAAAAAGGTCCGGCGCGATACACCACGTGCCGCCGAAGATCGAACCTGCGCGAGAGAGAAAGACTGTTTCATCATGTCCGCATCCGGAGTCGAAAACCAGCCGTTGCGACCCGTTGCCGCTCCCGAGTCCCGTGGGGGCGGCACCCGGTTTTCGCAACCGACCGGCTTTCCACGTTCCAACATTGGTTCACCGCTGCCAGCATGCACATTCGTTCTGCAGCCCGGCCAGAAGGAATTTGCCCCTGGCCGACCCGTTCTCACAGGGCAACCTGCGGGACCCGGCGCGGGCGTGCCAAGGACCACCTGTCATGGCCCGCGATATCTCGTCACGGACAACGCGATTTGAAGCGGGGGCGCACCGCTCAACCTCCAGCCCCACCCCATGCCTCCGTGCCGGGCGATCTGCCGGAACTGCCTCCCCCGGGCACCTCAACCCGGAGGCCAACCCATCTTGCGTCCACCCAGGATGTGCCCGTGCAGATGCGGCACCGCCTCGCCGGCGTCCGGTCCGCTGTTGAAGACCATGCGCCAGCCGCTCTCGGCCACGCCCAGTTGCCGTGCCACCTCGGCCGCCTTCACCATCAAATGACCCAGCAACGGCGCGTCTTCCGCCGTGACCGCGGCCAGGTTCCGGATCGGTTTCCTCGGCACAATCAGCACGTGCGTGGGGGCTTGGGGGTTGATGTCGTGGAACGCCACCACCAGGTCGTCCTGATACACAATACGGGCCGGCAATTCGCCGTCGCAGATTTTCTGGAAGATGGTCTTGCTCATGCTCGTGTTCTCCTTTTCCTGACGGGCCGGGCCGGGCGCGGATTCACCCACACCGGGCGTCGCCGGTCAATCCACCACCAACAGGCAATCGCCGGTGGCATGCGCAGATACACAGGCGCGCAGGTACTCCACGATCCGGTCCCGCAGCGCCTCGCATCGCGGACACCATCGTCGCACGCCCAACAACCGTTTCACGCAGGCGCGCAACCCGTGAAACCGGACCCGGGCCGGCGACCTGCGCAGTTGAGTCTGAACCGCCCGACGCAATTCGACAAAGAAGAACAGCTCCGTATCCGCCGCCGCACGGGCCAGCATCACCAGGTCCTGGGCCGGACCGCACTGCGGGGCCGCAGGAGGGTGCACCGGCCGTCCGTCGCGGTCGTGCGCCAGCGCACGCAACGCCATCTCCAACGTGCGGGTGAACTCGTCCAGCGTGACGCTGTCCCTCGCCAGGTCATGCCGGAAATAGTGAAACACCGCACGAACCGTCTGCTCCAGAACCTCGGCATCCCCCAAGGGCGGGTCGCCGCCCACCAGTTCGCCCACGATGCTTTCGGCCGAGCAGGGGACCCGTTCGCCCGATGCCAGCTCAAACACCAGATACTCGCTGCCCAGCAGGATCATGCCGCACCCTCAAGCCGCCGCACCTCATGCACAAAGTCCGTCGCCTCCTGAAACCGGCGGTACACACTGGCAAACCGGACATAGGCCACCTGATCCAGCCGACGCAACTCCTCCATCACCAGGTGACCAATCGCCTCGGCCGGAACCTCCCGCTCGTACTGCTCGCGCAGGGCCTGGACCACCCGCTCGATCAGGGCTTCCACCGCCTCCGTGCTGACCGGCCGTTTCTGGCAGGCCTTCGCAATTCCCGAGGCCAGTTTCTCGCGCGAAAACGGTTCCCGCCGGCCGTCCCGTTTCAACACCACCAGGTCCTCGTGCTCAATGTGTTCGTAGGTGGTGAACCGATACCCGCAGCGGGTGCATTCACGACGCCGACGAATGGTCGCCCCTTCTCGCGACGAGCGGGAATCCACCACGCGGTCTTCCAAACACCCGCATTTGGGACAACGCATACAACAACCGCCACAACCGGTCGTGGCTCAACCTTTCTACCGCCACAACCGGTGGTCGTCAAGCGCTTTGAAGCAAAAATTGCACCAAACCCGGCCCATCCCGGCCCATCGACACGTCACCTTGCCCGCCTCATAAGTCCGACTCAATCCATCGCTCAAGATGCGTCCCAGGGCTGACCGGCCCTGAACGCGCGTCGGGGACCCGACCCACCCGCCGTGAACTGACGGTCCGGTGCAGCGTTACGGGATGGGATCCGGTCTCATGCTCCCGCCTGCATCGACCCCGCAGGCTCGGGTCCACCGCGGGAGCTCCCCCGGGCAGCGCCCGGGCCCCGCAAGTCCGGCCGGCCGGGGCCCGGTTCCGCCACCGGCTTCCGACGACCGCCTCCGGTTTTCCGGCTTTTGCAAGAGAACCGCCGCCGGGATAATGTTGCTTGTATGGTTCGCATTCAGAACGTCCATGTCCGGGAACTGATCCGGCTCAAGCCGCCCCGGGCCTTGTTGGCGGAACTGCCGTTGGATGAGGCGGCCGCCCGCACGGTCGTGGCCGGGCGGGAAGCCGTCCGGCGGATTTTGGAGGGGGCGGATTCCCGGATGCTGGTGTTGGTGGGGCCCTGTTCGATTCATGATCCCGAGGCGGCCCTGGACTATGCACGTCGCCTGGCCGCGCTCCGACGCGAGCTGCAGGACTCCTTCGAAATCATCATGCGCGTGTATTTCGAAAAACCGCGCACCACCATCGGCTGGAAGGGCCTCATCAACGACCCGCACCTGGACGGGACCTACGACATCGAAACCGGCCTGCGCCGCGCCCGATCGCTCCTGCTGGAAATCGCGCACCTGGGGCTGCCGGCCGGCACCGAGTTTC is a genomic window of Limisphaera ngatamarikiensis containing:
- the nrdR gene encoding transcriptional regulator NrdR; the protein is MRCPKCGCLEDRVVDSRSSREGATIRRRRECTRCGYRFTTYEHIEHEDLVVLKRDGRREPFSREKLASGIAKACQKRPVSTEAVEALIERVVQALREQYEREVPAEAIGHLVMEELRRLDQVAYVRFASVYRRFQEATDFVHEVRRLEGAA
- a CDS encoding Gfo/Idh/MocA family protein, translated to MMKQSFSLAQVRSSAARGVSRRTFLRRGVVAAAAAWGLPQILPRSVLGAPGRPGPNEQIGIGFIGMGRQAGNLLQGLLRLPEARIVAVADVNLPRAQAVTSKHGGEAYQDFRRLLDRKDVDAIITATPEHWRAYICISACQAGKDVYAEKPVSLTIRDGRLIVQAARKYNRVFQVGSQQRSMWIDIEACNALRRGDWGKIQKVLYMNYPTPWECALPEQKIPDGLDWDMWCGPTPVVPYNEDLYLPRANPGWLSFRPYSGGEMTGWGSHGFDMIQMALGMDDSGPVEVWIEGEKLVPPVYTKPEPKDRGDRICSQARVFFRYANGVVLEPSEDPKPPGFGAIFITDRGRFRVDRGRVESDPEEYAIELLKRRPRGFDDDHLKNWLDCIKTRQRPNADVEIGHRSATVCHLGNIARWVGRRLRWDPVREIFPDDPEANQYLERERRKPWQHPEKV
- a CDS encoding histidine triad nucleotide-binding protein: MSKTIFQKICDGELPARIVYQDDLVVAFHDINPQAPTHVLIVPRKPIRNLAAVTAEDAPLLGHLMVKAAEVARQLGVAESGWRMVFNSGPDAGEAVPHLHGHILGGRKMGWPPG